The following nucleotide sequence is from Selenomonadales bacterium.
CATGGGCGTTCCACAATCACGTCTGCCCATATGGAGCATTACTCAGACTTACCGGAAAATACGCACGATTCACCGTGTCAGTAGATGCAACAGGCTGCGTCAACTGTAAAATATGTGAAGAGGTTTGTTCTGCCAATGCCGTCACGTTTAACCAGACAACCCAAGCTGCAGCAGTAGATGCGTCGCTTTGCCACCAATGCGCGGACTGCATCGCAGCATGCCCCGCCGACGCCATAAACTATCAGAGCCACAGGCGCTAGTGCGCTTCAAAGACACCCATTCCCTCTCACTGCCTACCACTCATCTTTATAGTTGTATTCACCACCTAGATTTCATCGGAATAATACCTGGTGATTAACTCAGATAAGCTTGAGGCGACCACCCTCCTTGAGTTGTCCTCATGATCCCAGAAGACAATCCGCCCTGTATCTGCTTCGCCCACGCAAATCTTATAAGCATAATAGTCGCCACACCCATTGCCAGCGATGAACAGCAGTTCGTCTAACTTATCGTAGTACTGCCCAAGGGCTTCCCTTGTCATGAGATTAATCTCAACTATTTGTGAGACTGAAAACAGCAGCCAATTATCCCCGTTAAGCTCGCACAGCAGGTCTTTTAGCTCTGTGGGAAACGCAACACTTAATGCTCTCTCTGCAGCCGCTATTTCCTCTGTGTCGACGGGAGCATTGAGCCTATTGTTGACACCTTCATAACGCTTTAATAGAGCTCTCCACATGCCAAAAACCTCCACCCGTTGCTTGAACTAAGGATCTGCTTCAGGCCTGCTATCCATTAACATTTAGGCTCAAAGTATGTGTTGCATTAGTTCAGCATTTAGCCATAGAGCAACATTTGAGAAAATCTCCGTCCGACAAGTCGTTGAGTATTGATCATGCAGTGAGGTGATTAAGCTTTTCAATGCTTCCCGGCCAATGGACATCTTCTCTAAGGTGCCATCTTCAACTGCTATCGATTGTGGTGTCTCGCCGTACCAGATATCCCATATAATGCTAGATTGGCATCTGGTTTCAGTTAATCTATACTCCACGTACATCTTCTTGCTCGCCCACACTGCAGCCCAGTGACGCTGAGCTCCCATGTTAATCGTATGCAGAGATCATTGTACCTTTCTCTTTGAATTCGTGATGTAGGTTTCCTCTGAAAAAGCCCCTTTATACACTTCATCATCAAGGAAGCCCAGAATCTCTTTAACCTTCTTCTTGTCTGGGGGGATAATCAATCTTTTGTTTTCAACCGTGATTTCTAACCCGCAGCTCTGTGCCAACTTCTTTATTTTGGTTGCGGAGTTGTTCTTGAGAACGCCTGAGTCATTTATTACTGCAATTTTCCGGCGTATCCAAGTATCAGCCATTGACTGAAACTGAACTTTGTCCGCAATGCTCAGTAAGTCCAATCCGCTGAAGATTTGAACTTCCGCATCGGTTGCCGAGCGATAATATTCGCTCAGGTCGAATATTTGGCGGGCATAGAAATACGAGGAAAATCGAAGTTCCGTCTGAATGAATACGCAATCGATAATCTCTGTAATCCCAATACCCCACCGATTGTCAAGAATAAAAGT
It contains:
- a CDS encoding SMI1/KNR4 family protein — its product is MWRALLKRYEGVNNRLNAPVDTEEIAAAERALSVAFPTELKDLLCELNGDNWLLFSVSQIVEINLMTREALGQYYDKLDELLFIAGNGCGDYYAYKICVGEADTGRIVFWDHEDNSRRVVASSLSELITRYYSDEI
- a CDS encoding DUF4868 domain-containing protein produces the protein MFDNSSIMVLLNDGNDNPVRLLEVDKATQAAICRAFSDGSVPLLSDKQIVPFDGSYKPNEDEGLSICNFHLPEAITDAVRNPLGLQTFTYSKGAEPDIRAIFIGERAEADNTEIFTVALQRFRKEQYLSTRRFRLFYDQDTFILDNRWGIGITEIIDCVFIQTELRFSSYFYARQIFDLSEYYRSATDAEVQIFSGLDLLSIADKVQFQSMADTWIRRKIAVINDSGVLKNNSATKIKKLAQSCGLEITVENKRLIIPPDKKKVKEILGFLDDEVYKGAFSEETYITNSKRKVQ